A genomic region of Xanthomonas fragariae contains the following coding sequences:
- a CDS encoding cation:proton antiporter yields MTTAQMSVYFFLQAAAILLVCRLLGMLAKRIGQPQVVGEMIAGVMLGPSLFGLLLPQWQASLFPKQTMDMLYVFAQFGVGLYMFLVGTDFRGDHFRARYRSAMSVSLAGIAVPFALAFALCPWLIDVDGLFSEKAKLMEASLFLGAAIAITAFPMLARIIHERGLTNSPLGTLALTAGAFDDAAAWCILAVVLASSGGSWGTAYLAIGGGVGYALFMIFVGRHLLRRLANYVVPDQPLSNSVLAVILILFCLSAWAMDAIGIHAVFGGFLLGVCLPRGALTEKLREMMQPFVVVLLLPLFFTYSGLKTQLSVLLQPQIMLAGVAILAASFIGKGVACWAAARATGENNRDAMAIGSLMNARGLMELIIINIGLQAGVIAQGLFSVLVLMAILSTLMATPLFNWIMRRHANVTDAVPSLQQR; encoded by the coding sequence ATGACTACTGCGCAGATGTCGGTGTACTTTTTTTTGCAGGCTGCAGCCATCCTGCTGGTTTGCCGGCTGCTAGGCATGCTGGCCAAGCGCATTGGGCAGCCGCAGGTAGTTGGTGAGATGATCGCCGGCGTGATGCTGGGGCCTTCGTTGTTCGGCCTGCTGCTGCCGCAGTGGCAGGCATCGCTGTTCCCCAAGCAGACCATGGATATGCTGTACGTGTTCGCGCAGTTCGGCGTGGGCCTGTACATGTTTCTGGTCGGCACCGATTTCCGGGGCGACCACTTCCGCGCGCGTTATCGCAGTGCGATGAGCGTGTCGCTGGCCGGGATCGCGGTGCCGTTCGCGTTGGCATTTGCCTTGTGTCCGTGGCTGATCGACGTGGATGGCCTGTTCTCGGAAAAAGCCAAGCTCATGGAAGCGTCGCTGTTTTTGGGTGCAGCGATCGCCATCACTGCGTTCCCGATGCTGGCGCGCATCATCCACGAGCGCGGTCTGACCAATAGCCCGCTGGGGACGCTGGCGTTGACTGCTGGTGCGTTCGACGATGCGGCGGCATGGTGCATTCTGGCTGTGGTATTGGCCAGCTCCGGCGGCAGTTGGGGCACCGCCTATCTGGCCATCGGCGGTGGCGTCGGCTACGCATTGTTTATGATCTTTGTCGGCCGCCATTTGCTGCGCCGTCTGGCCAACTACGTCGTCCCGGACCAGCCGCTGAGCAACAGCGTATTGGCGGTGATCCTGATACTGTTCTGCCTCAGCGCATGGGCAATGGATGCGATCGGTATCCATGCAGTGTTCGGCGGCTTCCTGCTCGGTGTTTGCCTGCCCAGGGGCGCGTTGACCGAAAAGCTGCGCGAGATGATGCAGCCGTTTGTGGTGGTGTTGTTGCTGCCGCTGTTCTTCACCTATTCGGGTCTGAAGACCCAGCTCAGCGTGCTGCTGCAGCCGCAGATCATGCTGGCCGGCGTGGCGATTCTGGCCGCATCGTTTATCGGCAAGGGCGTGGCGTGCTGGGCCGCGGCGCGTGCTACCGGCGAGAACAATCGCGATGCGATGGCGATTGGTTCGCTGATGAATGCACGCGGTTTGATGGAGCTGATCATCATCAATATCGGCTTGCAGGCCGGTGTGATCGCCCAAGGCCTGTTCTCGGTGCTGGTGCTGATGGCGATCCTGTCCACGCTGATGGCTACGCCGCTGTTCAACTGGATCATGCGTCGCCACGCCAACGTGACCGACGCGGTGCCGAGTCTGCAGCAGCGTTGA
- a CDS encoding ABC transporter ATP-binding protein, translated as MFRWFESLIDIFPPIEQEMPPRSVWRFYLYYLRPLWPILLATLVAGLLLALVEVAVFDFLGRIVDMLAERPGPEFFRRHASELVWMALITLVARPVFTGLHNLLVNQAIVPGLSNRSRWLMHNYVVRQSLGFFNNDFAGRIANRVMQTGTSLRESAVQMVDALWYIVVYTGSALWLFAQADPWLMAPLLIWLVVYVGLMVFFVPRMKVRAWIASDARSKVTGRIVDGYTNISTLKLFAHAGREEVYVRDALDELAVKHRGQTRVTTAMDTAIAVANGFLIVGTCGLALWLWSRGQISVGAITLATGLVIRIHNMSGWIMWTVNGIFEDIGSVQDGMQTISQPVQVQDAPNAVPLQVTQGQVRFEHIHFHYGKCGGVIAGMDLQVRAGEKIGLVGPSGAGKSTLVNVMLRLYDLEQGRILIDGQDIALVTQESLRGQIGLVTQDTSLLHRSIRDNLLYGRTQATDAQMLEAVCKARADSFIDTLVDGEGRRGFDAYVGERGVKLSGGQRQRIAIARVLLKDAPILILDEATSALDSEVEAAIQDSLDALMGNKTVIAIAHRLSTIARMDRLVVMDAGRIVETGTHAELIAQAGLYARLWARQTGGFVAADG; from the coding sequence ATGTTCCGCTGGTTCGAATCCCTGATCGATATCTTTCCGCCGATCGAGCAGGAAATGCCGCCACGTAGCGTGTGGAGGTTCTATCTATATTACCTGCGGCCGCTGTGGCCGATCCTGCTGGCCACACTGGTCGCCGGGCTGCTGCTGGCCTTGGTGGAAGTGGCGGTGTTCGACTTCCTCGGCCGCATCGTGGACATGCTGGCCGAGCGACCGGGGCCGGAGTTCTTCCGTCGCCATGCCAGCGAACTGGTGTGGATGGCGCTGATCACCCTGGTGGCGCGACCAGTGTTTACCGGTCTGCACAATCTGCTGGTCAATCAGGCGATCGTGCCGGGCTTGAGCAACCGCTCGCGTTGGCTGATGCACAACTACGTGGTGCGCCAGAGTCTGGGCTTTTTCAACAACGATTTTGCCGGGCGCATCGCCAACCGTGTGATGCAGACCGGCACGTCGCTGCGCGAATCGGCGGTGCAGATGGTCGATGCGCTCTGGTACATCGTGGTCTACACCGGTAGCGCCCTGTGGTTGTTCGCACAGGCCGACCCATGGTTGATGGCGCCGCTGTTGATCTGGCTGGTGGTGTATGTCGGGCTGATGGTGTTCTTCGTGCCGCGCATGAAGGTGCGCGCGTGGATCGCATCGGATGCGCGCTCCAAGGTGACCGGCCGCATCGTCGACGGCTACACCAATATCTCAACGCTCAAGCTGTTTGCCCATGCCGGTCGCGAGGAAGTCTACGTGCGCGATGCGCTCGACGAGCTGGCGGTCAAGCATCGCGGGCAGACGCGCGTGACCACCGCGATGGACACCGCCATTGCGGTGGCCAACGGCTTCCTGATCGTGGGAACCTGCGGACTGGCGTTGTGGCTGTGGAGCCGTGGCCAGATCAGCGTGGGCGCGATCACGCTGGCGACCGGGTTGGTCATCCGCATCCACAACATGTCCGGCTGGATCATGTGGACGGTCAACGGTATCTTCGAAGACATCGGCAGCGTGCAGGACGGCATGCAGACCATCTCGCAGCCGGTGCAGGTACAAGACGCGCCGAATGCGGTGCCGTTGCAGGTGACGCAAGGGCAGGTGCGGTTCGAGCACATCCATTTCCATTACGGCAAATGCGGTGGCGTGATTGCCGGGATGGATCTGCAGGTGCGTGCAGGCGAGAAGATCGGCCTGGTCGGGCCATCGGGTGCGGGCAAATCGACGCTGGTCAATGTGATGTTGCGGCTATACGACCTGGAGCAGGGGCGCATCCTGATCGATGGGCAGGACATTGCGCTGGTCACGCAGGAGAGCTTGCGCGGGCAGATCGGCTTGGTGACGCAGGACACCTCGCTATTGCATCGTTCGATCCGCGACAACCTGCTGTATGGGCGGACGCAGGCCACCGATGCGCAGATGTTGGAGGCCGTGTGCAAGGCGCGTGCCGACAGCTTTATCGACACGCTGGTGGATGGCGAAGGGCGGCGCGGTTTCGATGCGTATGTGGGCGAGCGCGGGGTAAAGCTGTCTGGTGGTCAGCGTCAGCGCATTGCGATTGCGCGCGTCTTGCTCAAGGACGCACCGATTTTGATTCTGGACGAAGCCACATCGGCGCTAGATTCTGAAGTGGAAGCAGCGATCCAGGACAGCTTGGATGCCTTGATGGGCAACAAGACCGTCATCGCGATCGCTCACCGCCTCTCGACTATCGCGCGCATGGATCGGCTGGTGGTGATGGACGCCGGACGCATCGTCGAAACCGGCACGCATGCGGAACTGATCGCGCAGGCTGGATTATATGCGCGCCTTTGGGCGCGGCAGACCGGTGGGTTTGTTGCGGCAGATGGGTGA
- a CDS encoding DUF885 domain-containing protein: MRQRLLVLALLAGLSACQQQPEPPRVGTTDAAGAQEAQTPDARFAAFSTRALDTWMQLSPVTATQTGDHRFDAQIDDLSATGRQRSLDANKKLLTELNAIEVAKLARENQVDAAILRNQLQSEIWNTEVLQSWAWDPQVYNSLAGGALYSLMAREFAPLSERLASATQRMEKIPSIFAQARENLDPARVPKIHAETVAKQNKGILSIVDTFIAPNISQLGLIEAARAQAAIDNLHKAVAEQQTWLDTVLVPNAKGDFRVGAEKYDQKLKFALLSSLSRADIKQRAESELKRVRGEMYAIARTVLKDTPGAPKLPASPNDAQQQAAIEAALELAYADKPARDKVADAAKAALAQSTEFVRQKDLMTLPDSLVEIIVMPEFQRGVAVAYCDSPGPLDKNLKTFYAVSPIPDDWNDKQVDSFLREYNSRMIHLLSIHEGTPGHYLEGWHSAKFPSTLRAVLRSGMFAEGWAVYTERMMQEQGYLDNDPLFHLVQLKFYLRTIANAILDQGVHVDGWDRDKAMHLMTHDTFQQESEASGKWVRAQLSSAQLPTYFVGVQEHLDTRKAMQDKLGDKFNLKAYHDQMLSYGAPPVRFARELMLDQPVE, encoded by the coding sequence ATGCGTCAACGCCTGCTTGTCCTCGCCCTGCTCGCCGGTCTCAGTGCCTGCCAGCAGCAGCCCGAACCGCCGCGTGTCGGCACCACCGATGCCGCTGGCGCCCAGGAAGCGCAGACCCCGGACGCGCGCTTTGCGGCGTTTTCCACGCGCGCGCTCGACACCTGGATGCAGCTGTCGCCGGTCACTGCCACCCAGACCGGCGATCACCGCTTCGACGCGCAGATCGATGACCTGAGCGCCACCGGTCGCCAGCGCAGCCTGGATGCCAACAAGAAACTGCTTACCGAACTGAATGCGATCGAGGTCGCCAAGCTCGCGCGCGAGAACCAGGTCGATGCGGCGATCCTGCGCAACCAGCTGCAATCGGAAATCTGGAACACCGAAGTCCTGCAAAGCTGGGCCTGGGACCCACAGGTCTACAACAGCCTGGCCGGCGGCGCGCTGTATAGCTTGATGGCGCGCGAGTTCGCACCGTTGTCCGAGCGCCTTGCCTCGGCAACTCAGCGCATGGAGAAGATCCCGAGCATCTTTGCGCAGGCACGCGAGAATCTGGACCCAGCTCGCGTGCCGAAGATACATGCCGAGACGGTGGCCAAGCAGAACAAAGGCATCCTCAGCATCGTCGATACCTTCATCGCGCCCAACATCAGCCAGCTCGGCCTGATCGAAGCAGCGCGCGCGCAGGCAGCCATCGACAATCTGCACAAGGCTGTGGCCGAGCAACAGACCTGGCTGGACACCGTGCTGGTGCCAAATGCCAAGGGTGACTTCCGCGTCGGTGCGGAAAAATACGATCAGAAGCTGAAATTCGCGCTGCTATCGTCGCTGTCGCGTGCCGACATCAAGCAGCGCGCCGAGTCCGAACTCAAGCGCGTGCGCGGCGAGATGTACGCCATCGCGCGCACCGTGCTCAAGGACACGCCCGGCGCACCGAAACTGCCCGCTTCGCCCAACGACGCCCAGCAGCAGGCCGCCATCGAAGCGGCGCTTGAGCTTGCCTATGCCGACAAGCCTGCACGCGACAAGGTGGCGGACGCTGCCAAGGCGGCACTGGCGCAATCCACCGAGTTCGTACGCCAGAAGGATTTGATGACGCTGCCCGATTCGCTGGTGGAGATCATTGTGATGCCGGAATTTCAGCGCGGCGTGGCAGTGGCGTATTGCGATTCGCCCGGCCCGCTCGACAAGAATCTGAAGACCTTCTACGCGGTGTCGCCGATTCCCGACGACTGGAACGACAAGCAGGTCGATTCGTTCCTGCGCGAATACAACAGCCGCATGATCCATCTGCTCAGCATCCACGAGGGCACCCCGGGCCACTACCTGGAAGGCTGGCACTCGGCCAAATTTCCTTCAACGCTGCGCGCGGTACTGCGGTCGGGCATGTTCGCCGAAGGGTGGGCGGTGTACACCGAACGTATGATGCAAGAGCAGGGATATCTGGATAACGACCCGCTGTTCCATCTGGTGCAGCTCAAGTTCTATCTGCGCACCATTGCCAACGCCATCCTCGACCAGGGCGTACATGTGGACGGCTGGGATCGCGACAAAGCGATGCACCTGATGACCCACGACACCTTCCAGCAGGAAAGCGAAGCCTCGGGCAAATGGGTGCGTGCGCAGTTGTCGTCCGCACAGCTGCCGACGTATTTCGTCGGCGTGCAGGAACATCTGGATACGCGTAAAGCGATGCAGGACAAGCTCGGCGACAAGTTCAACCTGAAGGCGTATCACGACCAGATGCTGTCGTACGGCGCCCCGCCGGTGCGTTTTGCGCGTGAGTTGATGCTGGATCAGCCAGTCGAATAA
- a CDS encoding peptidylprolyl isomerase: MLLRTVASACLLALVLPAAAYSAYRSPQQILDSSPASAWRVLDPGRTLYMELDGGRVVIELAPQFAPEHVGNIRTLAHERFWDGLSIYRSQDNFVVQFGDPDGETPAKAKSLGSAKTHLAAEFERASQGLDFQRLPDSDGWAPQVGFVDGFPVGRDNVTGKTWLAHCYSTLGAARQNAEDSSIGTELYVVTGQSPRQLDRNITVVGRVVKGMELLSVTPRGQDPMGFYEDPAQRTPIRSIRLASEVPVPERTPLQLLRTESPTFRDVAEARRNRKDDFYKRPAGHIDLCNVPLPVRAPPAH; the protein is encoded by the coding sequence ATGCTTCTGCGCACTGTTGCTTCCGCCTGCCTGCTCGCCCTGGTGTTACCCGCTGCCGCCTACTCGGCCTATCGCAGCCCACAACAGATACTGGACAGCTCGCCGGCCAGCGCATGGCGCGTGCTCGACCCAGGCCGCACGCTTTACATGGAGCTCGACGGCGGACGGGTGGTCATCGAGCTGGCGCCGCAGTTCGCGCCCGAACATGTGGGCAACATCCGCACGCTGGCGCACGAGCGTTTCTGGGATGGGCTGAGCATCTATCGCTCGCAGGACAACTTCGTGGTGCAGTTCGGCGACCCCGATGGCGAAACGCCGGCCAAGGCCAAGTCGCTGGGCTCAGCGAAGACACATCTGGCGGCCGAATTCGAACGCGCATCGCAAGGCCTGGATTTCCAGCGCCTGCCCGATAGCGATGGCTGGGCGCCGCAGGTGGGCTTCGTCGATGGCTTCCCGGTGGGGCGCGACAATGTCACCGGCAAGACCTGGCTTGCGCATTGCTACAGCACCCTGGGTGCGGCCCGCCAGAACGCCGAAGACAGCAGCATCGGCACCGAGTTGTATGTGGTCACCGGGCAGTCGCCGCGCCAGCTGGATCGCAACATCACCGTGGTCGGGCGCGTGGTCAAGGGTATGGAATTGCTCAGCGTGACTCCGCGCGGGCAGGATCCGATGGGCTTCTACGAAGACCCCGCGCAACGCACGCCGATCCGCTCGATTCGATTGGCCAGCGAAGTGCCGGTGCCCGAGCGCACACCACTGCAGCTGCTGCGCACCGAAAGCCCGACTTTCCGTGATGTGGCCGAAGCGCGCCGCAACCGCAAGGACGATTTCTACAAGCGCCCGGCCGGGCATATCGATCTGTGCAATGTGCCGCTGCCGGTGCGTGCGCCACCGGCGCATTGA
- a CDS encoding DUF378 domain-containing protein, whose product MKAINLITLVLLIVGGLNWGLVGLFQLDLVASLFGGQDAPLSRVVYTLVGISALWQLVPLFRTNHSVTDHHTSPHVRNNS is encoded by the coding sequence ATGAAAGCGATCAACCTCATCACTCTGGTGCTTCTTATCGTCGGTGGATTGAACTGGGGCTTGGTCGGCCTGTTCCAGTTAGATCTGGTGGCCTCGTTGTTCGGCGGACAGGACGCCCCGTTGTCGCGTGTAGTCTATACGCTGGTCGGCATCTCCGCGCTGTGGCAGTTGGTCCCGCTGTTCCGCACCAACCACAGCGTCACCGACCATCACACCAGCCCGCACGTGCGCAACAACTCGTAA
- the hap3 gene encoding Hpa3 family type III secretion system protein produces the protein MTLESVNHHTANAAFFINLGACLGLPAELAQRLGEGETILGPAGMLCRVHTQIQQGELTAFPEVILPLAACELGGDEVVTLLALQEQLLTEYGWRLTLSDLGLMCVCPLLLVRTPDDVAAALEHGQVVARVALDALVPQAGKTAEVA, from the coding sequence ATGACTTTGGAATCAGTAAATCATCACACAGCGAACGCTGCGTTTTTCATCAACCTGGGTGCCTGCCTCGGATTGCCCGCCGAGCTGGCGCAGCGACTCGGCGAAGGCGAAACCATCCTTGGACCTGCTGGCATGCTGTGCCGCGTCCACACGCAGATACAGCAGGGCGAATTGACGGCGTTTCCGGAAGTGATCCTGCCACTGGCCGCATGTGAGCTCGGCGGCGACGAGGTAGTGACCCTGCTGGCGCTGCAGGAGCAGCTGCTGACCGAGTACGGCTGGCGTCTCACGCTCTCGGATTTGGGCCTGATGTGTGTATGCCCGCTGTTGCTGGTGCGTACGCCAGACGACGTGGCCGCTGCACTGGAGCACGGACAGGTGGTTGCACGGGTCGCGCTGGACGCACTGGTGCCGCAGGCCGGCAAAACGGCCGAGGTCGCCTGA
- the xopF1 gene encoding type III secretion system effector XopF1 — protein sequence MKIARDIGSSSNIRQASPAPTEPTQAEDVVLAPQTRPPSGPLEGLSALRGRGRSFARRSTTDAPHAEFMHSASHRSESSQSPRSSEVTDAVFHSDRETDLSLHSPRASDVSDVPSTAATYTERRSSAADDLKVQLRAHLGKLSFAEPSQEQRALEAAYLEWADARLQERIAAFGPDAGYQVVGDMKAAGAKAAWPIAYECLRAFIRGAMRTPFGIAAGVAYDRMRIPGSEIMSRLTLSGTVAGLASFTCETLLLPAMDRRARVANLPRFKAIDPKILQPDPPPVLLEITNEGKRFTRPGEGDAPTLPELKAQAYDLRAGIAHWQSTLGEKSLDTLLLKPVISAGFNAARRTSDDPGTRTPVVQFGLSALASGGAGVVQKALLETGKALARTGQMSVPDLLGGQQRLNLFSLALPDKTRRPVQWSDAVHFPTYLLQTGKEGLALAKQAFSTTNAMTNAVRDVVVRHAASNIIANFASLGTGRMLAAPLRGGNGSGRVRGEAFNSAATVVQQAGQSVFNDTVWSALKAKNGTNTSHATRLDQERAVAAANHQRTIARTLQALAEPIDQAIAMFSAPTAAEIARALEEGQPPAPAPAPAPGPHAEVLREALEQLREEIGMRSVSIETIDNVCDWLQAGRDEMYSGAPHSELTNTLATQLHALRRALRDSEQLRQWENGRP from the coding sequence ATGAAGATCGCACGCGACATCGGTAGTTCTTCCAACATCCGCCAAGCCTCTCCAGCTCCCACAGAGCCAACGCAGGCAGAGGATGTAGTCTTAGCGCCACAGACGCGGCCACCATCCGGTCCACTGGAGGGCTTGTCTGCTTTGCGAGGCCGTGGCCGGTCGTTTGCACGTCGCTCGACGACCGACGCACCTCATGCCGAGTTTATGCATAGCGCATCACATCGTTCGGAGTCCTCGCAGTCGCCACGTTCTTCGGAGGTGACGGATGCGGTGTTTCACAGTGACCGCGAAACTGATTTGTCGCTCCACAGTCCGCGCGCAAGCGATGTGTCTGACGTGCCTTCCACTGCGGCGACCTATACCGAGCGCAGGTCGTCGGCAGCCGATGATTTGAAGGTGCAGCTACGTGCTCATCTGGGCAAACTGTCATTTGCAGAGCCCTCGCAGGAGCAGCGGGCGCTGGAGGCGGCCTATCTGGAATGGGCGGACGCGCGCTTGCAGGAACGCATCGCTGCGTTCGGGCCGGATGCCGGATACCAGGTCGTCGGCGATATGAAGGCGGCAGGTGCAAAGGCAGCGTGGCCGATCGCTTACGAGTGCCTTAGAGCGTTCATCAGGGGGGCGATGCGTACGCCGTTCGGTATCGCGGCGGGTGTCGCCTACGACCGCATGCGTATTCCTGGATCAGAAATCATGAGTCGATTGACGCTGTCCGGCACTGTCGCGGGGCTGGCGTCCTTCACCTGTGAAACCTTGCTATTGCCAGCGATGGATCGGCGCGCGCGCGTGGCCAACCTGCCACGGTTCAAGGCCATCGATCCGAAGATTCTGCAGCCCGATCCACCGCCGGTTTTGCTGGAAATCACCAACGAAGGCAAGCGCTTCACGCGTCCTGGCGAGGGCGACGCACCGACGCTTCCGGAGCTCAAAGCGCAGGCCTACGATCTTCGTGCGGGCATCGCCCACTGGCAATCGACGTTGGGCGAAAAATCGCTGGATACCTTGTTGCTCAAACCGGTCATCAGCGCAGGATTCAACGCGGCGCGGCGGACATCCGACGATCCGGGGACGCGCACGCCAGTCGTGCAGTTTGGGTTGAGCGCACTTGCCAGCGGCGGGGCAGGGGTCGTGCAGAAGGCGCTGCTTGAAACCGGCAAGGCCCTTGCGCGTACCGGCCAGATGAGCGTGCCCGACCTGCTCGGTGGACAGCAGCGGCTGAATCTGTTTTCGCTGGCATTGCCGGACAAGACACGTCGACCCGTGCAGTGGTCCGATGCGGTGCATTTCCCGACTTATCTACTGCAAACCGGAAAGGAAGGGCTGGCGTTGGCAAAGCAGGCCTTCAGCACCACCAACGCGATGACCAATGCGGTGCGTGATGTGGTTGTCCGTCACGCGGCCAGCAACATAATCGCGAATTTCGCTTCGCTTGGTACAGGCAGAATGCTCGCCGCTCCGTTGCGTGGCGGAAACGGAAGCGGTCGTGTTCGTGGAGAAGCTTTCAACTCTGCCGCAACGGTCGTGCAACAGGCAGGGCAATCCGTGTTCAACGATACGGTTTGGAGTGCGCTCAAGGCCAAGAACGGCACCAACACAAGCCATGCCACGCGGCTGGATCAGGAACGCGCCGTCGCAGCCGCCAATCACCAACGAACCATCGCACGCACGCTTCAGGCGCTGGCCGAACCCATCGACCAAGCGATCGCAATGTTTTCGGCGCCGACCGCGGCGGAGATTGCGCGCGCCCTTGAGGAGGGGCAGCCTCCTGCGCCTGCGCCTGCGCCTGCACCGGGGCCGCATGCCGAGGTGTTGCGGGAAGCCTTGGAGCAACTGCGCGAAGAAATCGGCATGCGGTCCGTCTCGATCGAGACCATCGACAACGTGTGCGATTGGCTGCAGGCCGGGCGGGATGAGATGTACAGCGGAGCGCCACACAGCGAACTGACCAACACACTGGCGACCCAATTGCATGCGCTCAGGCGTGCATTGCGCGATAGCGAGCAGCTTCGCCAGTGGGAAAATGGCCGGCCCTGA